From the Desulfovibrio sp. TomC genome, one window contains:
- a CDS encoding FAD-binding and (Fe-S)-binding domain-containing protein, which produces MTQTNHTDTLPAAHKAFYDRVRAFLPAERVILGPFRNLALGDDASFYRLVPKIVVKAVTQDEVAKLLRAASVEGVAVTFRTAGTSLSGQALTDSVLIYLAGHWKGFRVHPGAGHISLEPGVIGAEANFQLAPYGRKIGPDPASISACMIGGIAANNSSGMCCGTAENSYKTVESMRLVFADGEMLDTADPVSKARFAAVRKPLLDELAAMRAEILADAELAERIRRKFKIKNTTGYGINAFVDFDDPFDILLHLIIGSEGTLAFISEVTYRTVVEHPFKASSLMIYPDIDAACRATIALKAGPVAAVELMDRASLRSVEDKPGMPAYLKELSEAAAAILVEVRAADKPGLLAAIDGALSRVAGIEPVFPLLFMDAKDDYEKLWNIRRGLFTSVGGARQPGSAVIIEDVVFPIENLAEGTVELQRLMHVHGFPEGIIFGHALEGNLHFVFCPDFGDPAAVANYQKLMDEVAAMVVGRYEGSLKGEHGTGRNMAPFVEMEWGKTAYGFMHRLKRAFDPDGILNPGVILNDDPNVYLKNLKPLPEVNPLIDRCIECGYCESVCPSRNVTTTPRQRITLQRHMALAKKAGDLGEFTEFHDAYDYFGSATCAADGLCATVCPVSVDTGMFTKDYRRQEASPRGKKIGRFVADHYGLVTWIAGRGLWLSNVVHGLIGTPAMTSMTYGLRKLSGGLVPFWTPYAPKAGPKVELRNTCRGHGRKVVYFPSCTTRAMGPSALDPDQRGLFEATMSVLAKAGYDVIFPEAMNNLCCGLTLESKGMHEDAARKSRELEAVLRKVSDNGAIPILCDASPCLYTMRCKMEPGLKLHEPVEFIHDYCLPHLDITPVPDTVAVHVSCSSVKMGLTAKFAALAERCAGRVVVPRGIHCCGFAGDRGFFYPELNASALADLPGQLPATTTSGYSNSRTCEIGLSYHGGVPYQSIVYLVDRAAQPKA; this is translated from the coding sequence ATGACCCAGACCAACCATACTGATACCCTGCCCGCTGCCCATAAAGCCTTTTACGACCGAGTCCGCGCCTTTCTTCCGGCCGAGCGCGTCATCCTTGGCCCATTTCGCAATCTGGCCCTTGGCGACGACGCCAGCTTTTACCGGCTGGTCCCCAAGATCGTGGTCAAGGCCGTGACCCAGGACGAGGTGGCAAAGTTGTTGCGCGCTGCCTCGGTCGAGGGCGTGGCCGTCACCTTCCGCACCGCCGGCACGAGCCTGTCCGGGCAGGCCCTGACCGATTCCGTACTCATCTATCTGGCCGGCCACTGGAAGGGGTTTCGCGTCCATCCCGGGGCCGGGCACATTAGCCTTGAACCCGGCGTCATCGGGGCCGAGGCCAATTTCCAGCTCGCCCCCTATGGCCGCAAGATCGGCCCGGACCCGGCTTCGATCAGCGCCTGCATGATCGGCGGCATCGCCGCCAACAACTCTTCGGGCATGTGCTGCGGCACGGCGGAAAACAGCTACAAGACCGTTGAGTCCATGCGCCTCGTCTTTGCCGACGGCGAGATGCTCGACACGGCCGATCCGGTCTCCAAGGCCCGCTTTGCCGCCGTGCGCAAGCCACTTTTGGACGAACTGGCCGCCATGCGGGCCGAAATCCTGGCCGATGCCGAGCTGGCCGAACGCATCCGGCGCAAATTCAAGATCAAAAACACCACCGGCTACGGCATAAACGCCTTTGTCGATTTCGATGACCCCTTCGACATCCTGCTCCACCTCATCATTGGTTCCGAAGGGACGCTGGCCTTTATCAGCGAAGTCACTTACCGCACCGTGGTCGAGCATCCGTTCAAGGCCTCCTCGCTCATGATTTATCCCGACATTGACGCTGCCTGCCGGGCGACCATCGCCCTCAAAGCCGGTCCCGTGGCGGCGGTCGAACTCATGGACCGGGCCTCGCTGCGCTCTGTTGAGGACAAACCCGGTATGCCGGCCTATTTGAAGGAGCTTTCCGAGGCGGCAGCTGCCATCCTGGTCGAGGTGCGGGCCGCCGATAAACCGGGCTTGCTCGCCGCCATCGACGGGGCGCTTTCCCGGGTGGCCGGCATCGAGCCGGTCTTTCCGCTGCTCTTTATGGACGCCAAGGATGATTACGAAAAGCTCTGGAACATCCGGCGCGGGCTTTTCACCTCGGTTGGCGGGGCGCGCCAGCCCGGCAGCGCGGTCATTATCGAAGACGTGGTCTTCCCCATCGAGAACCTGGCTGAAGGCACGGTCGAGCTCCAGCGCCTGATGCACGTCCACGGGTTCCCGGAAGGCATCATTTTCGGCCACGCCCTGGAGGGCAACCTGCACTTCGTTTTTTGTCCGGACTTTGGTGATCCGGCCGCCGTGGCCAATTACCAGAAGCTCATGGACGAGGTGGCGGCCATGGTGGTCGGCCGCTATGAAGGGTCGCTCAAGGGCGAGCACGGCACCGGCCGCAACATGGCCCCGTTTGTCGAGATGGAGTGGGGCAAGACGGCCTACGGCTTCATGCACCGCTTAAAGCGCGCCTTTGACCCGGACGGCATCCTCAACCCCGGCGTCATTTTAAACGACGACCCCAACGTCTACCTCAAGAACTTGAAACCCCTGCCCGAGGTCAATCCGCTGATCGACCGCTGCATCGAGTGCGGCTACTGCGAATCGGTCTGCCCCTCGCGCAACGTCACCACCACCCCGCGCCAGCGCATCACCCTGCAGCGCCATATGGCCCTGGCCAAAAAAGCCGGGGATCTGGGCGAATTCACCGAGTTTCACGACGCCTACGACTATTTCGGCAGCGCCACCTGCGCCGCCGACGGCCTGTGCGCCACGGTCTGCCCGGTTTCGGTCGATACGGGAATGTTCACCAAGGACTACCGCCGCCAGGAAGCCAGCCCGCGCGGCAAAAAGATCGGCCGTTTCGTGGCCGACCACTACGGGCTGGTCACTTGGATCGCCGGGCGGGGGCTGTGGCTGTCAAACGTCGTCCACGGCCTGATTGGCACCCCGGCCATGACGTCCATGACCTATGGGCTGCGAAAGCTCTCCGGCGGACTGGTCCCGTTTTGGACGCCCTATGCGCCCAAGGCCGGCCCGAAAGTGGAACTGCGCAACACCTGCCGGGGACACGGGCGCAAGGTGGTCTATTTCCCAAGCTGCACCACCCGGGCCATGGGACCCTCGGCCCTCGACCCGGACCAGCGCGGCTTGTTCGAGGCCACCATGTCGGTCTTGGCCAAGGCCGGCTATGACGTGATTTTTCCGGAAGCCATGAACAACCTGTGCTGCGGCCTGACGCTTGAATCCAAGGGGATGCACGAGGATGCGGCCCGAAAGTCCAGGGAGCTTGAAGCGGTGCTGCGCAAGGTCAGCGACAACGGAGCCATCCCCATCCTGTGCGACGCCAGTCCCTGCCTCTACACCATGCGCTGCAAGATGGAGCCGGGACTCAAACTCCATGAGCCGGTGGAATTCATCCACGACTACTGCCTGCCGCATCTCGACATCACGCCCGTGCCGGACACCGTGGCCGTCCACGTGTCCTGTTCTTCGGTGAAAATGGGCCTGACCGCCAAGTTTGCCGCCCTGGCCGAGCGCTGCGCCGGCCGGGTCGTGGTGCCGCGCGGCATCCATTGTTGCGGCTTTGCCGGCGACCGGGGCTTTTTCTATCCCGAACTCAATGCCTCGGCCCTGGCCGATCTGCCCGGCCAACTGCCGGCCACGACGACGTCGGGCTATTCCAACAGCCGTACCTGCGAAATCGGGCTGTCCTACCACGGCGGCGTGCCCTACCAGTCCATCGTCTATCTGGTGGACCGGGCGGCGCAGCCCAAGGCGTAA
- a CDS encoding adenine phosphoribosyltransferase translates to MDLRTLIRDIPDYPKEGILFFDITPLLGDPSGFRRAIDLLAERFADSGATKIVAAEARGFIFGAALAYKMGLGFVPVRKPGKLPYKTVSISYDLEYGSDTLCMHEDALLKGEKVLVIDDLLATGGTLSGVIDLVEHFGADIVGIGVVIELEFLNGKEQLRSYGCESILQIA, encoded by the coding sequence ATGGATCTGCGCACACTCATTCGCGACATCCCGGATTATCCCAAGGAAGGCATCCTTTTTTTCGACATCACGCCCCTTCTGGGCGATCCTTCCGGGTTCCGCCGGGCCATTGATCTTTTGGCCGAGCGGTTCGCCGACTCCGGGGCGACCAAGATCGTGGCGGCCGAGGCCCGGGGCTTTATTTTCGGCGCTGCCCTGGCCTACAAGATGGGTCTCGGTTTTGTGCCGGTGCGAAAGCCGGGCAAGCTGCCGTATAAGACCGTGTCCATTTCCTACGACCTGGAATACGGGTCCGATACGCTTTGCATGCACGAAGACGCCCTGCTCAAGGGCGAGAAAGTGCTGGTCATCGACGACTTGCTGGCCACCGGCGGCACACTCTCCGGCGTCATTGATCTGGTCGAGCATTTCGGGGCCGATATCGTCGGCATCGGCGTGGTCATTGAGCTGGAGTTCTTAAACGGCAAGGAACAGCTGCGTTCCTATGGTTGCGAGAGCATCCTGCAAATCGCCTAG
- the mtnP gene encoding S-methyl-5'-thioadenosine phosphorylase has translation MKIGIIGGSGLDDPNILENPSDIEVDTPYGAPNSTLRQGKIGGKDVVLLARHGRSHTATPTNVNYRANIHALRTVGCAAILSTTAVGSLRAEIGRGDLVILDQFIDFTRRRNLTFHDRFEPHNPAHTPMADPFSEPLRELLVAACRKFGYRHHDKGTVVTIEGPRFSTRAESNMFRAWGADVINMSVATECALAVEAGLPYAAVAMSTDYDCWKTDEPPVSWDEIVTIFKENAEKVTSVLIEVVGKM, from the coding sequence ATGAAAATCGGCATCATCGGCGGCAGCGGCCTGGACGACCCCAATATCTTGGAGAATCCCAGCGACATCGAGGTGGACACGCCTTACGGCGCACCCAATTCCACCCTGCGCCAGGGCAAGATCGGCGGCAAGGACGTGGTCCTCTTGGCCCGCCATGGCCGCTCCCACACGGCCACGCCCACCAATGTCAATTATCGGGCCAACATCCATGCCCTGCGCACCGTCGGTTGCGCCGCCATCCTGTCCACCACGGCGGTCGGGTCGCTTCGGGCCGAGATCGGGCGCGGTGATCTGGTCATTCTCGACCAGTTCATTGACTTCACCCGGCGTCGCAACCTGACCTTTCACGACCGTTTCGAGCCGCATAACCCGGCCCATACGCCCATGGCCGACCCGTTTTCCGAGCCGCTGCGCGAGCTGCTCGTGGCCGCCTGCCGCAAGTTCGGCTACCGCCACCACGACAAGGGCACGGTGGTGACCATCGAAGGCCCGCGTTTTTCCACCCGGGCCGAGTCGAACATGTTCCGGGCCTGGGGCGCGGATGTGATCAACATGAGCGTGGCCACGGAATGCGCCCTGGCCGTCGAAGCCGGTCTTCCCTATGCCGCCGTGGCCATGAGCACGGATTATGATTGCTGGAAGACCGACGAGCCGCCGGTTTCCTGGGATGAGATCGTGACGATTTTCAAGGAAAACGCCGAGAAAGTGACCAGCGTGCTGATCGAGGTGGTAGGGAAGATGTAG